A stretch of Candidatus Obscuribacterales bacterium DNA encodes these proteins:
- the hisIE gene encoding bifunctional phosphoribosyl-AMP cyclohydrolase/phosphoribosyl-ATP diphosphatase HisIE yields MSIHNVLGEVAIPVEQICYNEQGLVPAIVQDVLDGTVLMMAWMNAESLTKTLETGETWFWSRSRSELWHKGATSGHLQKVQSLRYDCDSDALLITVEQLGDIACHTGERSCFHQVSGGITPPPADMLSQVFEVICDRRDHPNPNSYTSRLLEGGDNQILKKIGEESAEVVMACKDDDPEAIAGEVADLFYHTMVAIAHHNVSLRDVYRKLQERRR; encoded by the coding sequence TTGTCAATTCATAATGTCCTAGGGGAAGTTGCCATTCCGGTAGAGCAGATTTGCTACAACGAGCAGGGGCTAGTGCCCGCGATTGTTCAAGATGTCCTGGATGGCACGGTGTTGATGATGGCTTGGATGAATGCCGAGTCGTTGACCAAAACTCTGGAGACGGGAGAAACCTGGTTTTGGAGCCGATCGCGCTCTGAACTCTGGCATAAGGGAGCAACGTCGGGGCATCTACAAAAGGTGCAGTCTTTGCGCTATGACTGCGATAGTGATGCGCTGTTGATTACTGTGGAGCAGTTGGGAGATATCGCCTGTCACACAGGGGAGCGTAGCTGTTTTCACCAGGTCAGCGGTGGCATTACGCCGCCTCCCGCCGACATGCTTTCTCAAGTGTTTGAGGTGATCTGCGATCGCCGCGACCATCCCAACCCCAACTCCTACACCAGCCGCTTGCTAGAGGGCGGTGATAACCAAATCCTCAAGAAAATTGGCGAGGAGTCTGCCGAGGTGGTCATGGCCTGCAAAGATGACGATCCAGAGGCGATCGCTGGAGAAGTGGCCGATTTGTTCTACCACACCATGGTGGCGATCGCTCACCACAACGTTAGTCTGCGAGATGTGTACCGTAAGCTGCAAGAGCGACGGCGTTAA